The genomic interval GGCTTTCTCCAAAGTCATCAACCGCGGGGCATTCAGCTTGACGGCGATTTCCTGAGTGGAACTGCGGATATTGGTCAGCTGCTTTTTCTTCGCCACGTTCACCTTCAAATCACCCGGGCGGGCATGCTCACCCACGATCATGCCCCGGTACACCCGGTCGCCGGGCTTAATAAACAGCTCGCCTCGTTCCTGGGCATGTTCAATGCCGTAGGAGGTAGCTTCCCCCGTTTCATGAGCCACCAGTGAACCCCGCGTACGGCTGGAAATCTCCCCTTTCCACGGGGCAAAATGGTCAAAGCTGTGATACATAATGCCTGTCCCTTTGGTACCCGTCAAAAACTCCGAACGGAAACCAAAGAGACCCCGGGTGGGAACCAGAAAGCGCAGCCGCACCCGACCGTCGGCCTGGTGATCCATGCCCTGGAGTTCCCCTTTCCGCACGCCTAAGCTTTCGATCACAAAGCCCACGTACTCGTCCTCCACTTCCACCACCAGTTCCTCGACGGGTTCGCACTTTTCCCCGTTAATCTCTTTCACGATCACTTGAGGCCTGGACACTTCGAATTCATAACCTTCCCGCCGCATCTTTTCAATCAGGATCGACAAGTGAAGCTCGCCGCGACCGGCTACTTCAAAAACATCCGGGGAATCCGTATCCGTCACCCTAAGACTCACATCCCCTTGCGCCTCCCGGTATAAGCGCTCCCGCAGCTTGCGCGAGGTCACATACTCCCCGTCTTGCCCGGCAAAAGGGCTCTTGTTCACCTGAAAAGTCACCCTGACGGTGGGTTCGTCGATTTTCACAAAGTCCAGGGGGATGGGTTGTTCAGGGTCCGCCACGGTATTCCCTACGTTAATATCTTCGATGCCCGTCAAGAGCACAATCTCACCGCACCCGGCGGTCTCCACCGGCTTCTCTTTCAAACCTTCAAAGACGAATAACCCGGACAAGCGCCGGTAGTCACAAGAGCCGTCTTCCCTCAGGAGGGCTGCCTGCTGCTTCCCCTGTACCCGGCCGTTAACCACGCGACCGATGGCTTTCCGCCCCAGGTAAGGATCATGATCTACAATGGCAACCCCTATTTGCAGAGGAGCAGCCGGATCTCCTTCCGGAGCCGGAATATGGGCAATGATGGTTTCAAAAAGCGGCTGCAAGTCCACCGGCGGTACCGCCGGGTCCAGGGTCGCCAGGCCGGACTTAGCAACGGTGTAAACCACCGGGAAGTCCAACTGCTCATCATCCGCCGAGAGATCGATAAACAAGTCCAGCACCTCATCCAGCACCTGGGCGGGCCGAGCATTGGGCCGGTCAATTTTGTTGATGACGACAATAGGCTTCAACTTAGCCTCTAAAGCCTTGCGCAGCACAAAACGAGTCTGGGGCATGGGACCTTCAAAAGCGTCCACCAGCAGCAGGACCCCGTCTACCATGTGCACGATCCGTTCCACTTCCCCGCCGAAATCGGCATGGCCGGGAGTATCTACGATATTTAATTTATAGCCCTGATAAGAAATGGAAGTGCATTTGGCCAAAATGGTAATGCCGCGCTCTTTTTCCAATTCGTTCCGGTCTAAGACGCGGTCCTCCACCACTTGTTTTGCGTGAAAAAGACCGCTTTGCTGCAGCATGGCATTGACCAGAGTGGTTTTGCCGTGATCTACGTGGGCGATAATCCCAAAATTGCGAATCTGTGTCTGTTTCATCCTATCCCTTCTTCGCCTCAAAACTCCTTTAATATTGTAACGGGTCATACCCTGTCATGCAAAGACAAGCTACCGGCCCAGGATTTCTTTGAGCGTAGCCCCATCCACCGCCTCCCGCTCTACTTGGGCCGGCCGGTCATAATTCTTTTCCGCCGCTATGAATCCAAGTCGTTAGGTTCTAACGGGCGCGGGTTCCTTTTTGACCGCAAGTAAACGGTTCGGGCACCCGGCACCGGTCTGCCTCCTTCCTGTTCAAGACCCTTGTCTTAAGCGCCGGTATTGCCGGCAGCCGTTGACAAAGCCGGCGGCCGCTTTAGGGTTAGACCTCCAATGAAGGTGCACAAAGGAGGCCACCATGTTCCGGTCCACGTAACCCTCAATCCTTTCCGCAGGTGCCTTACCCCCGGCGAGCACATAGGCCGCCTTTTCCTCAGGCAACCCGGTCATGACCGAATAGTGAAACTCGTGCCCTTTCAGGCGATCGCCCCGGTCCGCCAGCAGGCTGGGCCGCAAGGCGGTGGCTTGTACATAGCCGAGAGCCGCCGGTCGCCGGACCATGCGGGCCTCGCCGGGTACCAGGCCCACTCCTTCCCACCTGTCGCCTTGAAAATCCACGATCCTTTCCGCCAGGTACATCAAGCCGCCGCATTCCGCCACCACGGGCATCCCCCCGTGAAAAGCCTGCCGGATGGCCTCTTTCATGGCTTTGTTTCCCGCCAGTTCTTCCAGGAACATTTCCGGAAAGCCGCCGCCCAGGTACAGGCCGTCCACCGGCGGCAAGGCCCGGTCCCGCAGGGGACTGATAAAGACCAGGGAGGCTCCCAATTCCTCAAGGTAATCCAAACTGTCCTGGTAATAAAAACTGAAAGCCTCGTCCCTGGCTACACCGATGACCACCGTCCCCCCACCGGTGGCCCGCCCGGCACTGCTTACCTGGTAACCGGAGGCTAGGTCCGGCGCCCCGGCGGCCACCTCCAGTACTCCCGCCAGGTCGACTTCCGCTTCCACCAGGTCTGCCATTTGCTCGAGAACCGTTCTTAACTGCCGGTTCTCCTCTGCCGGCAATAAGCCCAGGTGCCGTTCCGGCATGGCTATCTGCTGCTCTTTGGGTACACAGCCTAACACCGTCAGTCCCAGTTCCTGTTCAATGGCGGCTTTGATTTCTTTTCGATAATAATCACCACCGGCGTTATTCAAGATCACACCTTTCAGCTTCAAATGCGGCTCATATTCTTGAAAACCCTTGATGAGAGGCAGGCAACTCCGGCCCATGCCTTTGACATTGACTACCAGGATCACCGGCATGTCCAGGATTAAAGCAATGTCGGCACTGCTGCCCTTGAGCCTCTCTCCCTTGGCACCGTCAAAGAGACCCATTACCCCTTCCACTAAACACAAATCAACCCCTTGGGCATGCTTGACAAAAATCTGTTTTATGACCTGCTCGTCACTCATCCAACTGTCCAGGTTATGAGATCTCCTCCCGGCAGCATGGTAGTGCAGGCCGGGGTCAATGTAGTCAGGGCCGACTTTATATGGCTGTACTTCTAGCCCCCGCCTCCGCAAAGCAGCCAGTATCCCCAAGGTCAGCGTAGTCTTCCCTACCCCGCTTTGCACACCGCCAATCAGGACCCGGTTGACTTTCATGCCATCGCCTCCAACCTTCTTAAACGTAAAAAAGCTTCTGACCTTCGAGTCCAGAAGCAAGACTCATCTTCCACAGCAGGAAGGTGAATTTAACACGGGCGGGCCGCTTCCCGGATTTCATGTCACTCTTATCCTTTCCATTCCCGGTGACTCCATCACCGCCCGTGGCGGCGGGATAGCGCCGGCTTCCAACACCCAGTAAACACCCACGCTTCCATTTTTTAAGCAAGAGTTATTGTACACCAATCTTAACCTGAACACAAGCCGGCCCGTAGCCGGACGCAGTATGGTGCCCCGGCAAGTTTGCGGCCTGTCCGTCACCGGTATGGCAGTGTAATCCCTGTAACCAATCGGGAGTGGGAATAGACCGCCCCATTATTGCCTTATTCTACCAACGGGCATCCCGTCACTGAACTTTTTGATTCCGAATAGATTGAATCAGCAACCCATCACAGTCGTCCAAAGGAGTTGGAACCCATGAACTGCTGGCACGACCTGCTGGAAATACCCATGCCGGGAAGACTGCCGAAGCCCCGCCACACTGGATTAACCATGGTCATCGACAAGGGACTTGGTTTAACGGAGCTGCAGGAACTGCTGGACAGCGCTTCCGGCTACATAGACATGATTAAACTGGGCTTTGGTACTTCCCTCCTGTACCCGGACAGGGTCTTAAGGGATAAAATTGCCGCCATTAGACAAGCCGGCATTTTGGTTTTTCCGGGGGGAACCTTTTTTGAAATCGCCTATTTGCAGAAAAAAGCAGCCAACTATTGCCGCCTGCTGGTCAAGTACGGCTTTACAGCCATTGAGATTTCCGACGGCACTATCGAACTGCCTCCTGCCGAAAGGCGGAAAGCCATCAAAATAGCCAAAGAAGCGGGTTTGGAAGTGATCACTGAAATTGGCAAGAAGGATCCACGGGATAAAGTTAGCATGTCTTTTCTCCGGGAACAGCTGGAGGAGGACCTGGCAGCAGGAGCTTATAAAGTCATTGTCGAAGGAAGAGAATCCGGAAAAGGAGTTATGCTCTACGACCAACAGGGGGAACTGAAACAGGAAGAACTGGAAACGCTGCTGAAAAACCGTATTTCCCCGGATCACATCATCTGGGAGGCCCCTTTGAAAAACCAGCAGCAAAGACTGATCAGCCTTTTCGGCTGCAACGTCAATTTGGGTAATATCGCCCCGCAGGAGACCCTGGCTTTGGAAGCTTTGAGATTGGGCCTCAGAGGCGATACCCTGCGAAGTCTCCTGCAACGGCAAAAGAGCGTGATTCCTCTATCTTTCCCATCACAGGAAGAAAAATACAGCATGAGCCAGCTATCCATCCCATAAACACAGAAAGTAGGAATGAAAAGTGCCCGGAACAATATCCTTCGTCATGACAGCCCAGTGCTTGGCCTACACGGATACCGCCGTTCATCCCACCGTGGTGGTCTACGATGTCCTGCGGGCCACCTCCACCATTACCACTGCCCTAGCCCACGGGGCCAAAGAGATCATTCCTGTCTTGGAAGTTGATGAAGCGTTATCCCTCTATGCCGGCTTAAAAAAAACAACCGGCCAGGTGCTGCTGGGCGGGGAACGCCGGGGTGATCCCATCCCCGGGTTCCACTTGGGGAACTCACCTTTAGAATACACGGAAGACAAGGTCCGGGGCAAAACGATTATACTTACTACTACCAACGGTACCCGGGCCTTGCTCCACAGCCGGCGAAAAGGAGCGCAAAAAATTATCATTGGCAGCCTCCTCAACCAGCAGCAGGTGGTGCGAGCCCTTTTAAATGAACCGGCGATAACCGTCGTCTGTGCCGGGGTCAACGGAGCCTTCGCTTTGGAAGATTTTTTCGCCGCAGGCTTGATGCTCCTGGAGCTAATTGCCCTACAACCTGACTATGCCTTGGACGACGGTGCCCTGGCGGCCCTCCACGCCGCCCGGGGGGCCGGGGAGGGCCCCGCCGTGATTGCTGCCAGTACCGCCGCCCAACGGCTCAAAAACCAAAACAGGTGGAAGGATGTAGAGTTTTGCACCACCCCCAACCTGTTCCCCGTCCTGCCGGTATTTCACAACCACCGGGTGGTGCTGGACAGCGCATTTTGCTCCAGATAGTTGATGATCCCCCTGGACAGCGCTTCAGCCAGCTGCTGCCTGAAGCCCGGTTCCATGAGCTTCTGCCGGTCCTCCTGGTTGGACAAAAACCCTAATTCCACGATGACGGTCGGAATACGGGAAGTCCTCAGCAGGAAAAGGTTTTCCCTGGGCAAAGGACGATTGTCATTGAGCAATTGCACCTTGTTCAGCTCCCCAAGCAGGGCAGCGGCCAGTTGTTTCCCTGCTTCCGACCCTTTCTGGTAAAACACTACCGCTCCTCTCTGGCTGCTGTCCTCGATGGTGTTACAGTGAACGCTGACGGCTACTTGCCCTTGATTGATCACCCGAACCCTGGCCTGCAGGTCTCGCCGGTGCCTGCCCGGCGCTAGTTCCCCACCCAGGTCCACATCCGCATCCCTGGTTAACACTACACTGTAACCCTGTTCCTCCAAGTAGTGACTCATCCGCTGCACCACATCCAATACAATGTCCTTTTCCTTCACTTCCCCCGACAAGGCGCCCGGGTCCACGCCGCCATGACCCGGGTCCAAGATGACCTGGGCCCCGGTGGCCAACACCTTTCTCTCCTCCCGGTACATTATCCAGTAATCCAAAGCCATGATCCCAAGAACAATGTGTAATATTAAAAGCCCGCTCAAGAACAAGTACCGCTTTGGCACAAAAACTGCCATGGTAAACCGGCCCAAGTCGACACCCTCCCTCCAAAATCTTCCGCTAACTATCTTATGACTGGCGGATATGATACATGCCTCCCGGGAGGAAAATCTCTGACCGGGCCTCTAGCACTACTCCCGTGTACCTGCATATGCTATCATCAGAAGTTCCTTGCGCAAAGGAGGTGCTTTTTCATGCCCTATGTCATTGTCCAGCCCGGCGATACATTGCGGGAGCTCAGCCAGCAATATCACGTTTCTTACTTAAGGCTTTTGGCCGCTAATCCCCAGATCCAAAACCCGGATAGGATTTATCCCGGCCAGGTGATCATTTTGCCCACCCCTCACCAGCGGACACCGGCAGCCGAGGTACAGAGGGTGGTTCGTCCCGGGGATACCATGTTCTTCATTGCCAGGGAGTTTGGCGTGCCGCTGGAACACTTGATCTCCTTAAACCGCTTCGTCAAGGATCCAAACCTGATTTACCCCGGCATGATCCTGACGATCCGGAGAGGCAGGCACTGCCCGTCACAAATCGTGGATTTCGTCAACCGCTTTATGCAGCGTAAAGCTCAAGGCCAACCCTATGACCACCGGGAGTTTCTAACGGTGGAAGCAGAGCAGCAGTTGGATAAGCGATTAATCATGGGTATACCTGACCCGGCCAATGCGGAATACGATTTCCTATCCTGTTACCAGAGAGCGAACAATGAATATGTGGCTCTAGTGGCCCTCTACCGGAGAAGGAGGGGCTTCCCCAGCGTTTTCGACATCGTCGTAGAGCAAATCATTGTGAGGGTGGTGGACGGGCGACCCAGAGTGGCCAACGTCAACGTCCAGGTGGTGCTGCAGGTAAGTTAATCAAAAAAAGCCTCCTACCTTTCATGCCGGTAGGAGGCTTATACTTAACCTGGGCTAGTTTCTTCGAAAATAGTTAATCCCGGTGCGCTTGCCGGCTTTTTCCACCATCTTG from Clostridia bacterium carries:
- a CDS encoding LysM peptidoglycan-binding domain-containing protein, translating into MPYVIVQPGDTLRELSQQYHVSYLRLLAANPQIQNPDRIYPGQVIILPTPHQRTPAAEVQRVVRPGDTMFFIAREFGVPLEHLISLNRFVKDPNLIYPGMILTIRRGRHCPSQIVDFVNRFMQRKAQGQPYDHREFLTVEAEQQLDKRLIMGIPDPANAEYDFLSCYQRANNEYVALVALYRRRRGFPSVFDIVVEQIIVRVVDGRPRVANVNVQVVLQVS
- a CDS encoding cobyrinate a,c-diamide synthase, whose translation is MKVNRVLIGGVQSGVGKTTLTLGILAALRRRGLEVQPYKVGPDYIDPGLHYHAAGRRSHNLDSWMSDEQVIKQIFVKHAQGVDLCLVEGVMGLFDGAKGERLKGSSADIALILDMPVILVVNVKGMGRSCLPLIKGFQEYEPHLKLKGVILNNAGGDYYRKEIKAAIEQELGLTVLGCVPKEQQIAMPERHLGLLPAEENRQLRTVLEQMADLVEAEVDLAGVLEVAAGAPDLASGYQVSSAGRATGGGTVVIGVARDEAFSFYYQDSLDYLEELGASLVFISPLRDRALPPVDGLYLGGGFPEMFLEELAGNKAMKEAIRQAFHGGMPVVAECGGLMYLAERIVDFQGDRWEGVGLVPGEARMVRRPAALGYVQATALRPSLLADRGDRLKGHEFHYSVMTGLPEEKAAYVLAGGKAPAERIEGYVDRNMVASFVHLHWRSNPKAAAGFVNGCRQYRRLRQGS
- the typA gene encoding translational GTPase TypA gives rise to the protein MKQTQIRNFGIIAHVDHGKTTLVNAMLQQSGLFHAKQVVEDRVLDRNELEKERGITILAKCTSISYQGYKLNIVDTPGHADFGGEVERIVHMVDGVLLLVDAFEGPMPQTRFVLRKALEAKLKPIVVINKIDRPNARPAQVLDEVLDLFIDLSADDEQLDFPVVYTVAKSGLATLDPAVPPVDLQPLFETIIAHIPAPEGDPAAPLQIGVAIVDHDPYLGRKAIGRVVNGRVQGKQQAALLREDGSCDYRRLSGLFVFEGLKEKPVETAGCGEIVLLTGIEDINVGNTVADPEQPIPLDFVKIDEPTVRVTFQVNKSPFAGQDGEYVTSRKLRERLYREAQGDVSLRVTDTDSPDVFEVAGRGELHLSILIEKMRREGYEFEVSRPQVIVKEINGEKCEPVEELVVEVEDEYVGFVIESLGVRKGELQGMDHQADGRVRLRFLVPTRGLFGFRSEFLTGTKGTGIMYHSFDHFAPWKGEISSRTRGSLVAHETGEATSYGIEHAQERGELFIKPGDRVYRGMIVGEHARPGDLKVNVAKKKQLTNIRSSTQEIAVKLNAPRLMTLEKALEFIADDELLEVTPKQFRMRKKQLP
- a CDS encoding 2-phosphosulfolactate phosphatase codes for the protein MTAQCLAYTDTAVHPTVVVYDVLRATSTITTALAHGAKEIIPVLEVDEALSLYAGLKKTTGQVLLGGERRGDPIPGFHLGNSPLEYTEDKVRGKTIILTTTNGTRALLHSRRKGAQKIIIGSLLNQQQVVRALLNEPAITVVCAGVNGAFALEDFFAAGLMLLELIALQPDYALDDGALAALHAARGAGEGPAVIAASTAAQRLKNQNRWKDVEFCTTPNLFPVLPVFHNHRVVLDSAFCSR
- a CDS encoding N-acetylmuramoyl-L-alanine amidase, whose translation is MGRFTMAVFVPKRYLFLSGLLILHIVLGIMALDYWIMYREERKVLATGAQVILDPGHGGVDPGALSGEVKEKDIVLDVVQRMSHYLEEQGYSVVLTRDADVDLGGELAPGRHRRDLQARVRVINQGQVAVSVHCNTIEDSSQRGAVVFYQKGSEAGKQLAAALLGELNKVQLLNDNRPLPRENLFLLRTSRIPTVIVELGFLSNQEDRQKLMEPGFRQQLAEALSRGIINYLEQNALSSTTRWL
- a CDS encoding phosphosulfolactate synthase, whose translation is MNCWHDLLEIPMPGRLPKPRHTGLTMVIDKGLGLTELQELLDSASGYIDMIKLGFGTSLLYPDRVLRDKIAAIRQAGILVFPGGTFFEIAYLQKKAANYCRLLVKYGFTAIEISDGTIELPPAERRKAIKIAKEAGLEVITEIGKKDPRDKVSMSFLREQLEEDLAAGAYKVIVEGRESGKGVMLYDQQGELKQEELETLLKNRISPDHIIWEAPLKNQQQRLISLFGCNVNLGNIAPQETLALEALRLGLRGDTLRSLLQRQKSVIPLSFPSQEEKYSMSQLSIP